A region from the Fusarium musae strain F31 chromosome 1, whole genome shotgun sequence genome encodes:
- a CDS encoding hypothetical protein (EggNog:ENOG41), with product MGTPQPHELNVVEGDDTSSIVSFEDIPPRSRPRYRHSPPMASMPRVCPKTEILKIDGKVPDVLHVVKYLGWQNNVIECRQSDAAFKHVPPYGFNGDINLVVDDDATGDEKPVIEIITKVLPRSRSPIPIHRRSRGPRDQEDRPITEAFENIDYRYDNLYPDEGQDPEVPGPEISRPFMIIHSDHLINALKAVVAYYPYVSFDGKPVKINAPYRVLYHHRQELARYKDNQPLAHDTDYAATTSKHIDVLLKFLDDNLGDEIRREERRHQLATPRATFDLFWLLLKPGEVFYAKRYDIWTPYVISSVTIGQGNNNSCDVYNINCWMLESNGTKVNRFMFSYNLSPWLGEQAIGSLSIIPAAFWPEDLEAQGGMAMKEKNIALGKLYWELLKRPTYMDYEGLLVNSGPSNRQCRGPTGFMCGRVICDAPGFDTFYNQGPDNMRGGRYHRVPVYNETAPPSKDHLPKDLPRCGCDACMANRPSYSTESPYHGFEDLDPTQDSPPDSDLFYLVCSKTMPGFLLGDRRWGHLNIANLKQLKTDKEAFKYLVLDDEVKMTVKALIGKFAADLGDGKLSPWGNDFVKNKGEGRIFLLHGAPGVGKTCTAECVAELTNRPLISLTSGDLSVDSFNVEANLSYFLELGQRYGALVLLDEADVYLERRRSKDITRNGLVSVFLRALEYYRGVLFLTTNRVQSFDTAFLSRIHVALHYKSLTHEDCERIWTHNFDRLSRDSNGLIHVSGAARDFVWNSHDVRSLKWNGREIRNAMQTALALAENEAQGENLERVTISEKHLRAVVKMSRGFRDYIKTAVPLEGFEKTLNDSDEE from the exons ATGGGtactcctcagcctcatgaACTCAACGTCGTCGAGGGCGATGACACCAGCTCCATCGTGAGCTTCGAGGACATCCCCCCTAGGTCCAGGCCGAGATATAGACATAGTCCGCCCATGGCCTCTATGCCCAGGGTGTGCCCAAAAACAGAAATCCTCAAGATCGATGGCAAAGTGCCAGACGTCCTTCATGTGGTCAAGTATCTCGGTTGGCAAAATAATGTCATAGAAT GCCGTCAGAGCGACGCTGCTTTCAAGCATGTTCCCCCGTATGGATTCAATGGCGATATCAACCTCGTAGTCGATGACGATGCAACTGGAGATGAGAAGCCTGTTATCGAGATCATCACGAAGGTCTTACCCCGGAGCCGTTCCCCCATCCCTATCCACCGTCGGTCTCGAGGACCTCGAGACCAGGAAGACAGGCCGATTACTGAAGCATTCGAGAACATTGATTATCGCTACGACAATCTCTACCCCGATGAAGGTCAAGATCCCGAGGTTCCTGGTCCAGAAATTTCCCGTCCCTTCATGATCATTCATTCAGATCACCTTATCAATGCCCTCAAGGCCGTAGTAGCCTACTATCCTTACGTCAGCTTTGACGGCAAGCCTGTCAAGATCAATGCCCCTTACCGGGTCCTCTACCATCATAGACAGGAGCTCGCCCGTTACAAGGATAACCAACCATTGGCCCATGACACTGACTACGCCGCGACTACATCAAAGCATATCGACGTTctcctcaagttccttgacGATAACCTCGGCGATGAGATCCGTCGTGAGGAGCGTCGTCATCAACTTGCTACCCCAAGGGCTACCTTTGATCTTTTTTGGCTTCTGCTCAAGCCAGGTGAAGTCTTCTACGCAAAACGCTATGATATCTGGACCCCATATGTTATCAGTAGCGTCACCATTGGACAGGGAAACAACAACTCCTGTGATGTGTATAACATTAATTGCTGGATGCTTGAGTCAAACGGTACAAAAGTCAATCGCTTCATGTTCAGCTACAACCTCTCTCCTTGGCTTGGTGAGCAAGCCATCGGGAGCCTTTCCATCATCCCTGCAGCTTTTTGGCCGGAAGACCTCGAAGCCCAAGGTGGAATGGCAATGAAGGAAAAGAACATTGCTCTAGGCAAGCTCTATTGGGAGCTCTTGAAGCGGCCAACATACATGGATTACGAGGGACTTCTTGTGAATTCTGGGCCCAGCAACAGACAATGCCGTGGGCCAACCGGCTTCATGTGCGGCCGTGTCATATGTGATGCCCCCGGGTTTGATACATTTTATAATCAAGGACCCGATAACATGCGTGGAGGTCGCTACCATCGCGTCCCGGTTTACAATGAAACCGCGCCTCCCTCCAAGGACCATCTTCCCAAGGATCTCCCGCGATGTGGCTGCGATGCCTGTATGGCAAACCGCCCAAGCTATAGTACCGAAAGCCCGTATCATGGAttcgaagatcttgatcctACCCAAGACTCTCCCCCAGATAGTGACCTCTTCTATCTTGTGTGCAGTAAGACTATGCCAGGATTCCTCCTTGGCGACCGCCGATGGGGTCACTTGAACATCGCCAACctgaagcagctgaagaCGGACAAGGAAGCTTTCAagtatcttgttcttgacgatGAGGTCAAGATGACTGTTAAGGCCTTGATTGGAAAGTTTGCTGCTGACTTGGGAGACGGGAAGCTGTCCCCCTGGGGCAATGACTTTGTGAAGAACAAAGGAGAAGGCCGAATCTTCTTGCTCCATGGTGCACCTGGCGTTGGAAAGACGTGCACCGCTGAATGCGTCGCCGAGCTCACCAATCGGCCTCTTATTTCACTTACCAGTGGCGATCTTAGCGTCGACTCGTTCAATGTTGAGGCCAACTTGAGCTActttcttgagcttggtcaACGCTATGGtgctcttgtccttcttgacgaAGCGGATGTCTACCTCGAGCGCCGCCGCTCTAAGGATATTACCCGGAACGGCCTTGTATCTGTGTTTCTTCGGGCCCTCGAGTACTACCGCGGAGTTCTCTTCCTGACGACCAATCGTGTTCAGTCATTCGATACTGCATTCCTCAGCCGTATTCATGTCGCATTGCATTACAAGAGTCTTACTCACGAGGACTGTGAGCGCATCTGGACACATAACTTTGATCGCTTGAGTCGAGATTCAAACGGTTTGATCCATGTTTCTGGTGCGGCTCGCGACTTTGTGTGGAACAGCCATGATGTTCGTAGTCTGAAATGGAATGGGCGAGAGATCCGCAATGCCATGCAAACAGCCCTCGCTCTGGCCGAGAATGAAGCTCAAGGGGAGAATTTGGAGCGGGTTACAATCAGTGAGAAGCATCTCAGGGCAGTTGTGAAGATGAGCCGTGGATTCCGCGACTACATCAAAACCGCAGTCCCCCTTGAGGGATTCGAGAAGACTCTCAACGATTCTGACGAGGAGTGA
- the VPS30 gene encoding Vacuolar protein-sorting-associated protein 30 (EggNog:ENOG41~BUSCO:EOG09262FJB), which produces MNCQKCRQPLRLDGSLEDLNPAAYDVLVSSTSPQTLKKSSVTSPPITQPQEQARKSLYETVSRNTGPPTFKRNHGGHPRDSSMSFVLLSESQMTHPSQPTESPVMPTPLRRASSARSNGDNVDAPVGNEMERVNRLFEILSARSDIDHPICVECTEMLVEGLQKKLEVASRERDAYVKHLKEAKANKPSEEDMKAQGEALRKAEQDRATAMEELKKLEAEKTSLDGELVALEEESRQLDKEEEKFWRERNEFATKMGEFQAEKDSINAKYSNDSQLLEKLQRSNVYNDTFCISHDGSFATINGLRLGRLSNKPVDWPEINAAWGHALLLLVTVADKLSYRFDGYDPQPMGSTSRIIRYEVPSPSSSRLGSRAVNAPPKKHVLELYSSGDMPLGLTFMHRRFDNAMVGFLELVRQLGAYVHRQTDATGTPLSLPYKIDGDKIGDVSIKLGIAQDDGWTKACKLTLTCCKFLLAHASNVTSNARSGGN; this is translated from the exons ATGAACTGCCAGAAATGCCGCCAGCCTCTTAGGCTGGACGGATCCCTCGAGGACCTCAACCCAGCCGCCTACGATGTGCTTGTTT CATCGACATCTCCCCAGACCCTTAAGAAATCATCTGTGACGAGCCCACCAATTACGCAACCACAAGAGCAAGCGCGCAAGTCTCTATACGAAACGGTCTCAAGAAATACTGGGCCACCGACGTTCAAGCGCAACCATGGAGGGCATCCCCGCGATTCCTCTATGTCTTTTGTTTTATTGTCAGAGTCCCAGATGACTCACCCGAGTCAGCCTACAGAGTCTCCCGTTATGCCAACACCATTGCGCCGTGCCAGCTCTGCCAGAAGTAATGGTGATAATGTCGACGCGCCCGTTGGAAACGAGATGGAAAGGGTCAACCGACTTTTCGAAATCTTATCCGCGCGATCCGATATCGACCACCCTATCTGCGTTGAATGTACGGAAATGCTTGTTGAGGGCCTGCAGAAGAAGCTAGAGGTTGCTTCACGCGAAAGAGACGCCTATGTCAAACATCTGAAGGAGGCGAAAGCAAACAAACCAAGCGAAGAAGACATGAAAGCTCAAGGGGAAGCGCTGAGAAAAGCTGAGCAGGACAGAGCAACAGCTAtggaagagctgaagaagctggaggcGGAAAAGACTTCTTTGGACGGGGAGCTTGTAGCTCTTGAGGAGGAGTCGCGACAACTTGacaaagaggaggagaagttcTGGAGGGAACGAAACGAGTTTGCCACCAAGATGGGTGAATTCCAGGCGGAAAAGGACAGCATCAACGCCAAGTACAGCAACGATTCCCAGCTCCTAGAAAAGCTGCAGCGATCTAACGTATATAATGACACCTTTTGTATCAGCCACGATGGGAGCTTCGCGACAATCAACGGTCTTCGGCTTGGACGTCTTTCTAATAAACCGGTAGATTGGCCAGAAATCAACGCCGCATGGGGACACGCACTGCTACTCTTGGTTACCGTTGCGGACAAGCTTTCCTACAGATTCGATGGATATGACCCGCAGCCTATGGGAAGTACGTCAAGAATCATCCGATACGAAGTACCAAGCCCTTCTTCCAGCCGATTAGGTAGTCGAGCTGTCAACGCACCCCCAAAGAAGCATGTACTCGAGTTGTACAGCTCTGGCGATATGCCTCTAGGATTAACCTTCATGCACCGACGCTTTGATAACGCCATGGTTGGGTTCCTGGAGCTTGTGCGACAGCTGGGCGCGTATGTGCATAGGCAAACAGATGCAACTGGTACACCTCTTAGCTTGCCATATAAGATTGACGGCGACAAGATTGGCGATGTCAGCATCAAACTCGGCATTGCCCAAGACGATGGATGGACGAAGGCGTGCAAGCTGACATTGACGTGTTGTAAGTTTCTGCTCGCGCACGCCAGCAACGTCACCTCCAACGCAAGAAGTGGCGGGAATTGA